One window of Triticum dicoccoides isolate Atlit2015 ecotype Zavitan chromosome 5A, WEW_v2.0, whole genome shotgun sequence genomic DNA carries:
- the LOC119299789 gene encoding factor of DNA methylation 1-like has translation MAETGGARCLHASLDVLASDVHSRLEFHKSAYTDYAGINNALHCVMEEKANLELQQNAVTEKDKLITEKDKLIAELKTRNEEQAAEIESLKEELEARESSHVLLALQGSGLQSSQSGRNKRTRESDGNGEVADEHGVMDNPDQDDQGLSTELENAKKELSDIHSKLIKGFMDISATSTRNIAIKNIGELSYKPFQQACLKKLPPEEASKKASEFYNFWQKQLLNPEWNPSKTVMEKGNPEEGISKEIDVHDADLLKLRAEWGEDVYKAVANCLVEIEKCGRLTDRTIIPVIWHQKADRTATRSESVEYMCSQVRRLRTRRN, from the exons ATGGCTGAGACGGGAGGCGCACGTTGTTTGCATGCAAGCCTTGATGTGTTGGCTTCTGATGTTCACTCCAGGCTGGAGTTCCACAAGAGTGCCTATACGGACTACGCCGGCATCAACAATGCGCTTCACTGTGTCATGGAGGAAAAAGCAAATCTTGAGCTACAACAGAATG CTGTCACTGAAAAGGACAAACTGATCACTGAAAAGGACAAACTGATTGCTGAACTGAAAACAAGGAATGAAGAACAGGCAGCAGAGATTGAATCTCTAAAGGAAGAGCTGGAAGCAAGGGAGTCAAGCCATGTACTACTAGCACTGCAGGGAAGTGGTCTTCAGAGTAGCCAGTCTGGAAGA AATAAACGGACACGAGAATCTGATGGCAACGGTGAAGTTGCTGATGAGCATGGTGTTATGGACAATCCTGATCAAGATGATCAAGGTTTAAGCACTGAGCTTGAGAATGCTAAAAAGGAACTTTCTGATATCCACTCTAAGCTGATCAAG GGATTCATGGATATTAGTGCTACTTCAACACGGAATATTGCAATAAAGAATATAGGCGAATTGAGCTACAAGCCGTTCCAACAGGCATGCCTTAAGAAGCTGCCTCCAGAAGAAGCTTCGAAGAAAGCTTCTGAGTTTTACAACTTTTGGCAGAAGCAGCTGCTGAACCCAGAGTGGAATCCCTCCAAAACTGTCATGGAGAAAGGTAACCCTGAGGAAGGTATCTCTAAG GAGATTGATGTCCATGATGCCGATCTGCTAAAGCTACGTGCTGAATGGGGTGAAGACGTGTACAAGGCTGTGGCGAATTGTTTGGTGGAAATCGAAAAATGTGGCAGGCTGACGGACAGAACCATCATACCCGTGATTTGGCATCAAAAGGCGGACAGGACAGCCACTCGCAGTGAAAGTGTTGAGTACATGTGCAGCCAAGTGAGGCGTCTGAGAACTCGCAG GAACTGA